GCGCCGATGATGTCGAGGATGACGTCGGCGCCGCCGAGCGCGGCGAGTTCGGCGGTGAAGTCCTGCCGGTGGTAGTCGATCAGCACGTCGGCGCCGAGCTCGGCGCAGCGGGCGAGCTTCTCGGGGCTGCCCGCGGTGACCGCCACCCGGGCCCCGACCGCCTTGGCGAGCTGGATCGCCATGGTGCCGATGCCGCTGGCCCCGCCGTGTAGCAGGACGGTCTCGCCGGGGCGCAGGTGGGCGACCTGGAAGACGTTCGACCAGACCGTGCAGGCGACCTCCGGCAGGGCCGCGGCCTGCTCGGCCGTCAGGCCCTTCGGGACGGGCAGCAGTTGCCCGGCCGGGACGGCCACCTGCTGGGCGTAGCCGCCGCCCGCGAGCAGCGCGCACACCTCGTCACCGACCGCCCAGCCCGCCACGCCGGGGCCGAGCGCGGCGATCCGGCCCGCGCACTCCAGGCCGGGGTAGGGCGAGCTGCCCGGCGGCGGGTCGTAGAAGCCCTGGCGCTGCAGCAGGTCGGCGCGGTTGACCGCGGTGGCGGCGACCTCGACCAGCACTTCGCCGGCCGCCGGAACGGGATCGGGAACCTCGGCCCAGACCAGCCGCTCGGGTCCGCCGGGCTCGGGAATCGTGATGGCTCGCATGGCCGCCACGCTACGCCCCCGGCCGCTCCACACCCCTTCCCCCCGCCGTCAACTGTCAGCCCGTCAGGGCGTGCGCTCCCGGGCCGACAGGGTGGCGACACTCCGGCCCCGGGGTGGGTCGGGGGCGTTCGCACCCCGCATCCTTGTGCCTGTGCCGAACTCCATCCCGCCCACCGACCAGGGTGCCCGGCCGTCCCGTCTGACGCTCAGTCGCTTCCGGGACAGCGGCACCGACACCACCGACCCCATCCGCCGGATCGCGCTGCCCGCCCGGCCGACCCGCCCGCCGCTGCGACAGGTCGGCAGCCGGCTGCTGCTGGCGCTGGGCGTGCTGATCGCCACCACGCTGATCGTGTACCTGGACCGCGACGGCTACAACGACAACGCGGACAGCTCGGTCAGCTTCCTGGACGCGGCGTACTACGCCACCGTGACCCTCTCCACCACCGGCTACGGCGACATCACCCCGGTGAGCGACGGCGCGCGGCTGATCAACATCTTCGTGATCACGCCGATGCGCGTGGTCTTCCTGATCATCCTGGTCGGCACGACTCTCGAAGTGCTCACCGAACGCACCCGCCTGCAGTGGCGGATCGAACGCTGGAGGAACACCGTGCGGGACCACACCGTCGTCATCGGCTACGGCACCAAGGGCCGCAGCGCGGTCGACACCCTGCTCGGGCAGGGCGTCCTGAAGGACTCGATCGTGGTGGTCGACCCGCAGGCCAAGGCGATCGAGCAGGCCACCCACGACGGCCTGGTCGGCGTGCTCGGCGACGCCACCCGCGCCGCCACCCTGCTACGGGCCGAACTGCCGCGCGCCGCGCAGGTGGTGGTCGCCCCGCAGCGCGACGACACCGCCGCGCTGATCACCCTGACGGCCCGTCAGCTGAACAAGGGCGCCACCGTGGTCGCGGCCGTCCGCGAGGACGAGAACGCCCCACTGCTGCGGCAGAGCGGCGCGGACGTGGTGGTCACCTCCTCCAGCTCCGCGGGCCGGCTGCTCGGCATGTCGATGCTCAGCCCGAACGCCGGCTCGGTGATGGAGGACCTGCTCACCTACGGCAACGGGCTGGACGTCGTCGAACGGCCGGTGACCAAGGCGGAGGCCGGGCTCAGCCCGCGCGAGCTGCCCGATCTGGTGGTGGCGGTGGTCCGCGGCCGCCGGGTGCTGAACTACACCGAGCCCGAGGCGGCGGTGCTGCAGCTCACCGACCGGCTGATCGTCATCAAGCCGGCCGTGCCCGTCGCGCACTGACCTACGGCTGCCGACCGGGGCGGGCCGGAGCGGTCGGTTCCACGTGGAACATCGCCCGGCCGCGGCGGTCAGGGCAGCGGCAGCAGCTCGGCGCACTCTCCCGCCGCCAGGCCGCCGGGCGGGACGACCGCCAGCGCCTCCGCGCGGGCCAGGCCGCGCAGCATGGCCGGGCCGTCGTGCGGCAGCGGGGTCGGCCCCGCCGCGGTGCGGCGCACCGGGTGCAGCCGGGTGTCGACCGGGTGGCCGGGCAGCGCCTCGGCCAGCGGCTCCAGCGGGCCGGTGACGGGAACCGCGCGGCCGGACAGCGCGTGCAGCAGCGGCAGCGCCAGCGTGAGCGCGCCTGCCACGGCGGCCAGCGGGTTGCCGGGCAGGCCCACCAGGTGCCGGCCGCCGGGCAGCGCCGCCAGCAGCATCGGGTGGCCGGGCCGCACCGCGACACCGTCCACCAGCGGGTGCCCGCCGGTGGCCTCCAGCGCCGCGTGCAGGAAGTCCACCGGCCCGGAGGCGGTCCCGCCGGTGGTCAGCACCAGATCCGCGGGCGAGTGCCGGATGGCGTCCCGGAGCAGCCCGAAGTCGTCCCGGACGTAACGGCTGCCGATCAGTTCGGCCCCCGCTGCGGCCAGCCAGGGCGGCAGCAGCGGGCCCAGCGCGTCCCGCACCCGGCCCGGGCCCGGCAGCCCGGAGGTCAGCAACTCGTCGCCCAACACCAGCAGTTCGACGGTCGGACGACGGTGCACGGCGAGCAGGTCGTGCCCCGCCGCGGCGGCCAGCCCGAGCACCGCCGGGGTCACCGCCACCCCGGCGGGCAGCAGCTCCTCGCCCCGCCCGCACTCCTGGCCGCGCGGCCTGACGTCCTGACCGGGGCCGACCTCGCCGTGCAACACGGCGGTGCCGCCCGGGAGTTCGGTGAGCGTCCCGTGCTCGCGGCGGAGCACGCCGGTGGCCCCCGGCGGCAGCTGGGCACCGGTGGCGATCTCCACCGCCGCGCCGTCCGCGAGCGGGGCGCACCGCTGGCCCGCCAGCACCCGGCCGGACAGGCGCCACGGGCCCGGACCGGCCACCGCCCAGCCGTCCATCGCCGAGGTGTCGAAGGCGGGCAGGTCGGTCAGCGCCGCCAGCGGCTCGGCCAGGGTGCGCCCGGCCGCCGCGTCCAGCGGCGCGCGCTCCACCGGCAGTGGTCCGGCCGCCGCCCGGGCGGTGCGCCGGGCCAGCGGCCACGGGCAGCCGCGCAGCGTGGGCGCCGCGGAGGTCAGCCGCACCTCGCCGGTCGGGTCCGCCGTTCCCATCCCCGCCGCGCCGCTCACCGCTGGGCCGGGCCGTCCGCCGCGCCTGCCGGCGCACCGTCCGTCCCGCCGTCCGTCCCGCCGTCCGCGGCGGCCCAGCGCTCGGCCAGCGCGGTCACCTTGGCGTTGGCCTCGGCCACCGCCGCCGCCCCACCGCCGTGCCGGGCCGCCGCGTAGCCGACCAGGAACGCCGTCAGCGGCGCGGCCGGGCGCTCCACGCCGTGCGCCACCACCCGCGTCATGTCCAGCAGACCCCGGACGTCCACCGCCAGGTCGAGGCCCAGTTCGGCGCCCGCCGCAGCCATCCACTCGTCCAATGTGCGCTCCATGACGCCCATGCTGCCCGATCCCGGTCGCCGCGGACCGCTTACCCCGTGAGCGCCGCGGTTCGTTTCGCTCACCGCACGCCGAGCACGGCCGTGAGATCAGCCGTCGCCCGCCCGGCGGCGGGCCGCCGCCAGCTCCGCCCAGGTGTCGCAGTCGAAGGACGCACCCGCCGGATCGGGCACCGCAGCCAGCCGCAGGCCGTCGGTCAGCCCGCGCAGCGGGCGGCCCGCCGGATCACCCAGCTCGGCCAGCGCCCCGCGCAGCGCGGCGGTGCGGTAGACCGCGGCCAGCGGCTGGGCGCGGCCCCCGGCGTCCACCAGCTGCGCGCCGTCGTCCGCCGCCCCGACCGCGGCCAGCAGGCGGCCCACCGCCGAGGCGTCCAGGAACGGCAGGTCGGCGGCCAGCAGCAGCACCAGCGGTGCGGACACCGCGGGCAGCGCGGCCGCCACCGCGGCGACCGGCCCGCCGCCCGGCGGCTCCTCCCGCAGCCAGCACACCCCGGCCCGCTCGGTCGGCCGCTCGGGACCCACCACCAGCACCTGGCGCGCCCCCGCGCAGGCCGCCAGCACCCGGTCCAGCAGCGGACGCCCGCCGACCGTCAGCGCCGCCTTGTCCACCCCGCCCAGCCGGCGCCCCGACCCACCGGCGGCCACCACCGCGTCGTACTCCGTCATCCCGGCAGTATCACCGGTCGATCACTGGTCGCCCTCGACGATCTCGGCGTCGATGATCCCGTTGTCCTCGTGCGGCACCTCGGCGCGGCGGACGTTCGCGGCGGCGCCGAGCTCCAGGATGGCCGGCAGGGTCAGCCCGCCGTAGCGCTCGTTCATCGCGGCGGCCAGCGCCTCCGCGTCCTCGGGGTGGTCGTGCAGCGCCTCGTCGAAGTCCCGTAGGTAGCCGGCGGTGAAGACCAGCACCCGGTGCGCCGCGTCGTCCGCGCCGGGCGCCCGGTGCCCGGCGATCACCCGGTCCACGCCCAGGTCGGCGATCCGGCCCAGGTTGTGCGACCACTGGTCACGGGCCGCCGGATCGGTGTCGGCCGTCCACACGTGGGTGCCGTTGTAGACGAAGTCGCCCGCCACCACGGTGCGGATGCTCGGCAGGTGGGTGATGGTCGAACCGGCGCAGTCGCCCTGGCCCAGCTGCAGCACCCGGATCAGCTGACCGTCGATCATCAGCGGCTGCGGCAGCAGCGGCGCCGGGAGCAGCGGCAGGTCCGGGATGTCGTCGCCGTACACCGGCTTCCACTGCGCGACCTTCGCGGCCGCGGTCTGCCCGATCCCCTCCACCACGGACGGTGCGGCCAGCAGCTGCGCGGCCGGGAACAGCCGCAGCACCTCCTCCGCGCCGAAGTAGTGGTCGGGGTGCTGGTGGCTGACCACGATCGCCAGCAGCTGACGGCCCTTGCCAGCGATCCACTCCGCCAGCTCCCGGCCCGCGCTGCGGGTCAGCTGGGCGTCGACCAGGATCGCCGTCCGCTCGCCCATGATCAGGCTGGAGGTCGCGAAGAACGCGCTCTCCGGGCCGGTGAACACCTCCACCTCCAGCGGGCGGAAGGCCGGCGCATCGTCCGCGCCGCCGCGGTGGGCGCTCTGGTCGGTCACGGCTGCTCCCCTGGTCGGTGCGGTGGCAGGCCCGGCTCGGCCCGTACCGACCAGCCTGGCCGGTGGACCCCGGCGGTGCCGGGTGTGCGCGCCCAGGAGGGTGATCAACGGCCGCCCCGGAGCGGCCACCCGGGTCAGCTATTGTCGGGTGGCCCGCGCACCGGCCGACACGGCGCACACACACCTGCACCCACGCATTCGGGAGTACCTGATGGACCGGCTCGACAACACCGTCCGCGACTACGCCTGGGGCTCGGCCACCGCCATCCCCGAGCTGCTCGGCCGGCCCGCCGACGGGACCCCGCAGGCCGAACTGTGGATGGGCGCACACCCCGGCGCGCCGTCCCTGGTCGACCGCGGCGACGGCCCGGTCCCGCTCGACCGGGTGATCGCCGCGGACCCCGCCGCCGAGCTCGGCGCGGCCGCCGTCGCACAGTTCGGGCCCGCGCTGCCGTTCCTGGTCAAGGTGCTGGCCGCCGCCACCCCGCTCTCCCTGCAGGCCCACCCGACCCGCGAGCAGGCCCGCGCCGGGTACGCCGACGAGGAGACCCGCGGCGTCCCGGTCGACGCGCCGCACCGCAACTACAAGGACGACAACCACAAGCCCGAACTGATCTGCGCGCTCAGCGAGTTCGAGGGCCTGTGCGGCTTCCGCACGCCCGCCGCCGCGGCCGACCTGATGGCCTCGCTGGAGGTGCCGCAGCTCGACCCGTTGATCGAGCTGCTGCGCACCAAGCCCGAGCCGGAGGCGCTCGCCGGCGCCCTCGCCGAGGCGCTGCGGCTGACCGGCGAGCACGGCCGGGAGACCGTCGAAGCCGTCGCCCGCGCCGTCACCGCCGCCGCCCCGTCCGACCCCACCGGCGCGCTGGCCGGCTACGCCTTCGCCGCCGCCGAGTACCCCGGCGACCCCGGCCTGGTCGCCGCGCTGCTGTTCAACCACGTCCGGTTGCAGCCCGGCGAGGCCCTGTACCTGGGCGCCGGCCTGCCGCACGCCTACCTGCGCGGCACCGGCGTGGAGATCATGGCCAACTCCGACAACGTGCTGCGCTGCGGGTTCACCCCCAAGCACGTGGACGTCCCCGAGCTGGTCAAGGTGGTCGAGTTCCGCAGCGGCCGCCCCGAGATCCTCCGCCCCGAGGCCGGCC
The DNA window shown above is from Streptomyces sp. TLI_171 and carries:
- a CDS encoding molybdopterin molybdotransferase MoeA: MGTADPTGEVRLTSAAPTLRGCPWPLARRTARAAAGPLPVERAPLDAAAGRTLAEPLAALTDLPAFDTSAMDGWAVAGPGPWRLSGRVLAGQRCAPLADGAAVEIATGAQLPPGATGVLRREHGTLTELPGGTAVLHGEVGPGQDVRPRGQECGRGEELLPAGVAVTPAVLGLAAAAGHDLLAVHRRPTVELLVLGDELLTSGLPGPGRVRDALGPLLPPWLAAAGAELIGSRYVRDDFGLLRDAIRHSPADLVLTTGGTASGPVDFLHAALEATGGHPLVDGVAVRPGHPMLLAALPGGRHLVGLPGNPLAAVAGALTLALPLLHALSGRAVPVTGPLEPLAEALPGHPVDTRLHPVRRTAAGPTPLPHDGPAMLRGLARAEALAVVPPGGLAAGECAELLPLP
- a CDS encoding NAD(P)H-quinone oxidoreductase → MRAITIPEPGGPERLVWAEVPDPVPAAGEVLVEVAATAVNRADLLQRQGFYDPPPGSSPYPGLECAGRIAALGPGVAGWAVGDEVCALLAGGGYAQQVAVPAGQLLPVPKGLTAEQAAALPEVACTVWSNVFQVAHLRPGETVLLHGGASGIGTMAIQLAKAVGARVAVTAGSPEKLARCAELGADVLIDYHRQDFTAELAALGGADVILDIIGAKYLQRNIDALAVNGRLVVIGLQGGIKAEVNLSTLLAKRAALVATNLRGRPLGEKAAIVAAVREHVWPLVEAGVVRPVVDRVLPITDAPEAHRVVEAGTQVGKVVLAL
- a CDS encoding TrkA family potassium uptake protein, giving the protein MPNSIPPTDQGARPSRLTLSRFRDSGTDTTDPIRRIALPARPTRPPLRQVGSRLLLALGVLIATTLIVYLDRDGYNDNADSSVSFLDAAYYATVTLSTTGYGDITPVSDGARLINIFVITPMRVVFLIILVGTTLEVLTERTRLQWRIERWRNTVRDHTVVIGYGTKGRSAVDTLLGQGVLKDSIVVVDPQAKAIEQATHDGLVGVLGDATRAATLLRAELPRAAQVVVAPQRDDTAALITLTARQLNKGATVVAAVREDENAPLLRQSGADVVVTSSSSAGRLLGMSMLSPNAGSVMEDLLTYGNGLDVVERPVTKAEAGLSPRELPDLVVAVVRGRRVLNYTEPEAAVLQLTDRLIVIKPAVPVAH
- the manA gene encoding mannose-6-phosphate isomerase, class I, which codes for MDRLDNTVRDYAWGSATAIPELLGRPADGTPQAELWMGAHPGAPSLVDRGDGPVPLDRVIAADPAAELGAAAVAQFGPALPFLVKVLAAATPLSLQAHPTREQARAGYADEETRGVPVDAPHRNYKDDNHKPELICALSEFEGLCGFRTPAAAADLMASLEVPQLDPLIELLRTKPEPEALAGALAEALRLTGEHGRETVEAVARAVTAAAPSDPTGALAGYAFAAAEYPGDPGLVAALLFNHVRLQPGEALYLGAGLPHAYLRGTGVEIMANSDNVLRCGFTPKHVDVPELVKVVEFRSGRPEILRPEAGPDGERLYPVPIDEFRLSRYDLADRPAVLPGDAPQILLCTAGTVELAAAGQTLTLARGQSAFLPADGAETVLTGSGATVFRSTVTLS
- a CDS encoding MBL fold metallo-hydrolase, with the protein product MTDQSAHRGGADDAPAFRPLEVEVFTGPESAFFATSSLIMGERTAILVDAQLTRSAGRELAEWIAGKGRQLLAIVVSHQHPDHYFGAEEVLRLFPAAQLLAAPSVVEGIGQTAAAKVAQWKPVYGDDIPDLPLLPAPLLPQPLMIDGQLIRVLQLGQGDCAGSTITHLPSIRTVVAGDFVYNGTHVWTADTDPAARDQWSHNLGRIADLGVDRVIAGHRAPGADDAAHRVLVFTAGYLRDFDEALHDHPEDAEALAAAMNERYGGLTLPAILELGAAANVRRAEVPHEDNGIIDAEIVEGDQ